From the genome of Ctenopharyngodon idella isolate HZGC_01 chromosome 23, HZGC01, whole genome shotgun sequence, one region includes:
- the bloc1s5 gene encoding biogenesis of lysosome-related organelles complex 1 subunit 5 encodes MMEKIVKDVGDIQSRLIDHRPVLQGEIRYFIREFEEKRAFRECRLLEKLNKMTSDTNEHDLPQCTESMHEKLCDALTRLEAANHMAQRIQQRELEAEQSTHLQLCVERRKQDWEEFLKEQSRLKGEVDEEHAKAVGRLSAQYDEMKKDLAKHSSF; translated from the exons ATGATGGAGAAGATAGTTAAGG ATGTTGGTGATATTCAGTCCAGACTCATTGATCACAGGCCGGTCCTGCAGGGTGAAATCAGATACTTCATCAGGGAGTTTGAG GAGAAGCGTGCTTTCAGAGAATGCCGTCTGCTTGAAAAGCTGAATAAGATGACGTCTGACACAAATGAGCATGATCTGCCACAGTGCACTGAGAGCATGCATGAGAAACTGTGTGACGCTCTCACACGAC TTGAAGCAGCTAATCATATGGCGCAGAGGATCCAGCAGAGGGAGCTAGAGGCTGAACAG AGCACACATCTGCAGTTGTGTGTGGAGAGGCGGAAGCAGGACTGGGAGGAGTTCCTGAAGGAGCAGTCTCGTCTGAAGGGGGAGGTGGATGAGGAGCACGCTAAAGCTGTAGGGCGACTCAGCGCTCAGTACGATGAAATGAAGAAAGACCTGGCCAAGCACAGCAGCTTCTGA